Genomic DNA from Clostridium sp. BJN0013:
GATATGAAAATACCTTATGAACTAGGGTGCAAAATGCAAAAAAAGAGAATTGAATGTGCCATTGCTCTTAAAGCTAGAGGTATGGTAAATAATATTTAATATTATACATTTTTTACAGAAAGTTAATACTATCTATGGTTCTAATTGGTCTTGTATGTATTGACGGTATTTTTTTTAAGTAATATAATTGCTAATGTGAATATATGAAAGTGAAGAATATTTGGCTAGTGGCAAAGGAGGTAAATAATGAAATCTAAGGTGAAAAGCACTATAGTTTTCTTCCTGTGTTTGATTGTAATAGGTTTTTTAGTCTATTCGGGAGCATATGGGGTGACTTTAGGTGGATACAAATTGAAACCCTTTAGTGAAGTCATAACTAGAGGTCTAGACCTTCAGGGCGGGGTTTCTGTACTTGAGGAAATTCAAGGGAAAAATGTAGACGAAAGTACCATAGAAAGAACAGTAGAACTTTTGTCCTTAAGAGTTAATAAATTGGGGGTAAGTGAAACAGTAGTTGTTAGAGAAGGTAAAAACAGGATAAGAATTGACATACCGGGTAAATTTGATGCTAAAGAAGTGACTGATGGTGTGGCTAAAACGGGAGAACTGAAATTTGTAGGACCTGATAATAAAACCATACTTACAGGTAAAGATGTAAAAGATGCCACAGCTTCCATTGACTCTCAAAATGGTAGTAAAGCTATAATAAATTTAGAGTTTAATAAAGATGGTACTAAAAAATTTTCAGATGCCACTAAAAAATTTATAGGGCAAAAGATTGCTATTTATTTAGATGATGAAATGCTTACTGATCCCCAGGTAGATGCACATATAACCGATGGCAAGGCTATTATACAAGGTAATCAGACCCTTAAAGAGGCCCAGAGACAGGCAAATTTAATAAAATCTGGGGCACTGCCAGTTACAGTAAAACCAGTTCAGGTTAAAACAGTAGGAGCTTCTCTTGGAGCTAATGCACTGCCTCTTAGTATATTGGCAGGTGAAATTGGTATAGGACTTGTAATGTTGTTTATGCTACTTTACTATAGATTACCTGGACTTATTGCAGACATAGCACTGGCGTTGTATGTATACATAGTTCTGGCTGCTTTTGCCAATATAGGTGTAACTCTCACTCTGGCAGGCATTGCAGGATTTCTTTTGACGGTAGGTATGGCAGTAGATGCAAATATACTTATATTTGAAAGAACCAAAGAAGAACTTAAAAGTGGTAGAACCATTAAAGCATCTATAGATGCAGGTTTTAGAAGGGCCATGACTTCCATACTGGACTCAAATATAACTACAATTATTTCAGGTTTTATACTTTACAGTATTGGAACAGGTTCTGTAAAAGGATTTGCCCTTACGCTTATTATAGGTACAATTTTAAGTATGTTTACAGCAATAACTGTTACTAGAACACTCATGAAGCTTGTTGCCAATATGGGATGGTTTAATCATAAACAGACTATTGGAACCTTCGGTGTACATGACTTCAGAAAGGGGGTAGTAAAATAATATGGATAATATATATAAAATTATCGAGAAGAGAAAAATATGGTTTACTATATCCCTTATAGTAATTGCAATTGGAATTTTTACTATGGCCACAAAAGGATTGGAGTATGGACTTGATTTTAAAGGAGGTACCATAGTTGAGATAAATTTGGGAAGTAATTTTAACAAAGAAGATGTAGACAGTATAATAAAAAAATACTCAAAGGATTTTCAATCAACTAAATCAGATAATAAATCCATAACCATAAAGTCTACTTCTCTAAGTAGTGATAATGTAAATAAGATTGTAAAAGATGTAAAGGCCAAGTACAAAAAAAGCAGTCTTACAAATCAGGAAAATATAGGTACTACTATAGGAAAGGAGACTAAAGTTAAGGCTATACAAGCTGTTATAGTGGCCATTATAGCCATGTTTATATACATAGGTATAAGATTTGAACTGAGTTATGGTATAGCTGCCATGATATCTTTGGTTCACAATATACTTGTAATGCTTTCAGTCTATGCAATATTTAGGATTTCCATAGATTCTAATTTTATAGCTGCCACACTTACAGTTATGGGATATTCTGTTCATGATACCATAGTTGTGTTTGATAGAATAAGAGAAAATCACAAGTACATGAGAGGGCAGGAACCTGAAATGGTTGCAGATGCCAGTGTAACTCAGACTCTGGCAAGATCAATAAACACTGTACTTACAGTTGTAATAACCTTGATATCGGTATATGTTTTGGTACCTTCCATAAGGATTTTTTCAGAGCCTATACTTATAGGAGTAATAACAGGATGTTATTCATCTATATGTATAGCCAGTCCGTGTTGGGTTATAATTAAAAAACATATAGTGAGTAGAAAGAAGAGATTACGCAGTGCAGTATAGTAAAGCTTATTATCTAAAAAATAATACTTAATACGATAAAATAAAAAATTTAGAGTATATTAAAACTCTAGATTTTTTTATTGTGAAAAATGTGGTCATACTGTATTTGTAATAGAAGACAATATCATTTATA
This window encodes:
- the secD gene encoding protein translocase subunit SecD; translation: MKSKVKSTIVFFLCLIVIGFLVYSGAYGVTLGGYKLKPFSEVITRGLDLQGGVSVLEEIQGKNVDESTIERTVELLSLRVNKLGVSETVVVREGKNRIRIDIPGKFDAKEVTDGVAKTGELKFVGPDNKTILTGKDVKDATASIDSQNGSKAIINLEFNKDGTKKFSDATKKFIGQKIAIYLDDEMLTDPQVDAHITDGKAIIQGNQTLKEAQRQANLIKSGALPVTVKPVQVKTVGASLGANALPLSILAGEIGIGLVMLFMLLYYRLPGLIADIALALYVYIVLAAFANIGVTLTLAGIAGFLLTVGMAVDANILIFERTKEELKSGRTIKASIDAGFRRAMTSILDSNITTIISGFILYSIGTGSVKGFALTLIIGTILSMFTAITVTRTLMKLVANMGWFNHKQTIGTFGVHDFRKGVVK
- the secF gene encoding protein translocase subunit SecF, which gives rise to MYKIIEKRKIWFTISLIVIAIGIFTMATKGLEYGLDFKGGTIVEINLGSNFNKEDVDSIIKKYSKDFQSTKSDNKSITIKSTSLSSDNVNKIVKDVKAKYKKSSLTNQENIGTTIGKETKVKAIQAVIVAIIAMFIYIGIRFELSYGIAAMISLVHNILVMLSVYAIFRISIDSNFIAATLTVMGYSVHDTIVVFDRIRENHKYMRGQEPEMVADASVTQTLARSINTVLTVVITLISVYVLVPSIRIFSEPILIGVITGCYSSICIASPCWVIIKKHIVSRKKRLRSAV